Sequence from the Primulina huaijiensis isolate GDHJ02 chromosome 16, ASM1229523v2, whole genome shotgun sequence genome:
ATGAGATCCTTTTTATCAGTACCAGTAAAAGCCTTGCTGATCTGTGAAAGGGAAAAGGGCCAGTTGCATCAAAACGTAGTTATCTTACACCTTCAAGTTGGAACAATCAGGCATTTACGTAACAAAGTCTCAATGCAACAAACAAAGAACATAGCTTCTAAGTTCATGATCGTTATGAATaataaaatgaacatgaatgGCTTATAGAGAAAGCAGCTGGATGTAAAAACAATAGTCATTACTGTTTGAGAATCATCACCTGAGGTGCGTAGACACAACCAAGAGTGCCAACAATTAATCCCCCTAAAACAAATCCACCAACAAAGGCGCTTGCACCATTTTGCCTTCCACCATCACTGAGTCGAAAAAATCCGACAAACTGTTAGAAACATCTcttgaaatataataaaaatgtcTAGTATTATTCCTGCTACTCATTACCGTTTTGACTTAAACCCCTGAATCAGTTTGAGACTGATCATCTCGTTAAAAATAAGTGTGGTCCTTCATCATTCATTGATAAGAACCTCATAAAGACAACAACAGTGTATACATTTACATTATCAACCCTCTTGGCTTCCCTGGAGTGCTCCAGGGTCCAAAACATGTCAAATAAGAGATGCTCCACGTTAAACTCAAACAAATTGAGAGGTGAATAGTAAAATAGCTGAAACTTTAGGACAAATTAGGGCAGTCCCAAGTGCTAACAAATATGCACAGAATTTATTTATTCCAATTTATTTATCcataaaaataactgtaaaggTAGTTTGTGAGAAGAGGACAATCACAACTAACAACCACAATTAGAAGGTTAAATCAACTTTAATTCAGCCAGAGGCTAACAGCAATAACCATCGAAACTTAAGACAATACCCATAACTTGCTTGAACAGTGAGCATCCTTTTCTGGGATAATGATTTGCTAGTGCCCTTCAAACTAGAAGCCAAGTAGTTGTGGCCTGCACATTGGTCTCCTGACTTCAGAGAAGAACCTAACAAGGCAAACAATGTTGCATATACTTAATGATCATATAGTTATCATGTCAGACAACATACTGCAGAGACTTTCCAGGTAAATGgtcaacaaaaaaaatgaaaaattgacATTATTTGATGGAATTATATTTTTCTGCATTTGAACTGTCATCAACTATTTTGTTCTCAAGCATCTCCACTTGAAAAATTGAAAGGGCCTGGCAGAGAAGATAATTCAGACTCAAGCTTTTTGCAAGTAAGCAGGTTAGCACAAAAGAAGTGATCGAATTTCAACTCGTACAACTCAAGCCATGTCCTCATACTTTGCTTCCAACGACATTATTACCCAAGATACAGTGTAATATTTCTTAAGCGTAAACAaaagataataataatgtgatgaaGTTCCCAGTGGAGCTTATATAATGGTTTCCTGGTCACAGCATCCAACCATTAGGCAGATTTAATGAAGTAATGCTTCGCTTCCTCCAAAACAAGCCATTAAGGCATGCCcaaggagaggaaagaaaatacaaTATTGCCAAAAGCTTTTTTCGAGCAGT
This genomic interval carries:
- the LOC140961273 gene encoding uncharacterized protein isoform X1, whose amino-acid sequence is MAALSNPFVISKTRDALRLSSGSSLKSGDQCAGHNYLASSLKGTSKSLSQKRMLTVQASYGDGGRQNGASAFVGGFVLGGLIVGTLGCVYAPQISKAFTGTDKKDLMKKLPKFIYDEEKALEKQRKRLAEKIEQLNSAIDNVSNQLRSDEPPNGSVVSSDDIEAII